One stretch of Orcinus orca chromosome 15, mOrcOrc1.1, whole genome shotgun sequence DNA includes these proteins:
- the UNC119B gene encoding protein unc-119 homolog B has translation MSGSNSKAAAVGSAAGPGGLVTGKEEKKKAGGGVLNRLKARRQAPHHAADDGIGAAVTEQELLALDTIRPEHVLRLSRVTENYLCKPEDNIYSIDFTRFKIRDLETGTVLFEIAKPCVSDQEEEEEEVAAAAGGDVDVSAGRFVRYQFTPAFLRLRTVGATVEFTVGDKPVSNFRMIERHYFRERLLKNFDFDFGFCIPSSRNTCEHIYEFPQLSEDVIRLMIENPYETRSDSFYFVDNKLIMHNKADYAYNGGQ, from the exons ATGAGCGGGTCGAATTCTAAGGCTGCGGCCGTGGGGTCGGCGGCTGGGCCCGGGGGGCTGGTGACTggcaaggaggagaagaagaaggctGGCGGCGGCGTCCTGAACAGGCTTAAGGCGCGGCGGCAGGCGCCCCACCACGCGGCCGACGACGGCATCGGGGCAGCGGTTACGGAGCAGGAGCTGCTGGCTCTGGATACCATCCGGCCCGAGCACGTCCTGCGCCTCAGCCGGGTCACAGAGA attatttatgTAAACCCGAAGACAACATCTACAGTATTGATTTCACACGCTTCAAAATTCGAGATTTGGAGACTGGGACAGTGCTTTTTGAGATTGCCAAACCTTGTGTGTCAG accaggaggaggaggaggaggaggtggcggcggcggcaggcGGAGATGTGGATGTCAGTGCTGGCCGCTTCGTCCGCTATCAGTTCACGCCAGCATTTCTCCGCCTCCGCACCGTGGGCGCCAC GGTGGAGTTCACGGTGGGAGACAAACCTGTGTCAAACTTCCGGATGATCGAACGGCACTATTTCCGGGAACGCCTGCTGAAAAACTTTGACTTTGATTTCGGCTTCTGCATCCCCAGCAGTAGGAACACTTGTGAACATATCTATGAGTTTCCCCAGCTTTCTGAGGATGTCA TTCGTCTGATGATTGAAAATCCCTATGAGACCCGTTCTGACAGCTTCTACTTTGTCGACAACAAGCTGATAATGCACAACAAGGCTGACTATGCCTATAACGGGGGCCAGTAG
- the ACADS gene encoding short-chain specific acyl-CoA dehydrogenase, mitochondrial isoform X1, with translation MAATLLARACGPVRGALRPRDWRCLHTIYQSVELPETHQMLRQTCRDFAEKELFPIAAQVDKEHRFPAAQVKKMGELGLMAMDVPEEFGGAGLDYLAYAIAMEEISRGCASTGVIMSVNNSLYLGPILKFGSKEQKKQWVTPFTSGDKIGCFALSEPGNGSDAGAAATTAWADGDSWVLSGTKAWITNSWEASAAVVFASTDRSLQNKGISAFLVPMPTPGLTLGKKEDKLGIRASSTANLIFEDCRIPKDNLLGEPGMGFKIAMQTLDMGRIGIASQALGIAQAALDCAVNYAENRTAFGAPLTKLQVIQFKLADMALALESARLLTWRAAVLKDNKRPFIKEAAMAKLAASEAATAITHQAMQILGGMGYVTEMPAERHYRDARITEIYEGTSEIQRLVIAGHLLRSYRS, from the exons ATGGCCGCCACGCTGCTCGCCCGGGCCTGCGGCCCCGTCCGCGGAG CTCTCCGGCCTCGGGACTGGCGTTGCTTACATACCATCTACCAGTCTGTGGAACTGCCCGAGACACACCAGATGCTTCGTCAGACGTGCCGGGACTTTGCTGAGAAGGAGCTCTTTCCCATCGCGGCCCAGGTGGACAAGGAACATCGCTTCCCGGCGGCTCAG GTGAAGAAGATGGGTGAGCTGGGGCTCATGGCCATGGATGTGCCCGAGGAGTTTGGCGGTGCCGGCCTCGATTACCTGGCCTACGCCATTGCCATGGAGGAGATCAGCCGGGGCTGCGCCTCCACTGGAGTCATCATGAGCGTCAACAAC TCCCTCTACTTGGGGCCTATCCTGAAGTTTGGCTCCAAGGAGCAGAAGAAGCAGTGGGTCACTCCTTTCACCAGTGGTGACAAAATAGGCTGCTTTGCCCTCAGTGAACCAG GGAACGGCAGCGACGCGGGGGCCGCCGCCACCACTGCCTGGGCAGACGGTGACTCGTGGGTCCTGAGTGGCACCAAAGCCTGGATCACCAACTCCTGGGAGGCCTCGGCCGCCGTGGTCTTCGCCAGCACGGACAGGTCCTTGCAGAACAAG GGCATCAGTGCCTTCCTGGTTCCCATGCCAACGCCTGGGCTCACGCtagggaagaaggaagacaaGTTGGGCATCCGGGCCTCATCTACTGCCAACCTCATCTTCGAGGACTGTCGCATCCCCAAGGACAACCTGCTGGGGGAACCGGGGATGGGCTTCAAGATTGCCATG CAAACCCTGGACATGGGCCGCATCGGCATCgcctcccaggccctgggcaTCGCCCAGGCTGCCCTCGACTGTGCTGTGAACTACGCCGAGAACCGCACGGCCTTCGGGGCGCCCCTCACCAAGCTGCAGGTCATCCAG TTCAAGTTGGCGGACATGGCCCTGGCCCTGGAGAGTGCCCGGCTGCTGACCTGGCGCGCTGCGGTGCTGAAGGATAACAAGAGGCCTTTCATCAAG GAGGCCGCAATGGCCAAGCTGGCTGCATCGGAGGCCGCAACTGCCATCACCCACCAG GCCATGCAGATCCTGGGTGGCATGGGCTACGTGACAGAGATGCCAGCCGAGCGGCACTACCGTGATGCTCGCATCACTGAGATTTATGAAGGCACCAGTGAGATCCAGAGGCTGGTGATCGCCGGGCACCTGCTCAGGAGCTACCGGAGCTGA
- the ACADS gene encoding short-chain specific acyl-CoA dehydrogenase, mitochondrial isoform X2, protein MAATLLARACGPVRGALRPRDWRCLHTIYQSVELPETHQMLRQTCRDFAEKELFPIAAQVDKEHRFPAAQVKKMGELGLMAMDVPEEFGGAGLDYLAYAIAMEEISRGCASTGVIMSVNNSLYLGPILKFGSKEQKKQWVTPFTSGDKIGCFALSEPGNGSDAGAAATTAWADGDSWVLSGTKAWITNSWEASAAVVFASTDRSLQNKGISAFLVPMPTPGLTLGKKEDKLGIRASSTANLIFEDCRIPKDNLLGEPGMGFKIAMQTLDMGRIGIASQALGIAQAALDCAVNYAENRTAFGAPLTKLQVIQFKLADMALALESARLLTWRAAVLKDNKRPFIKEAAMAKLAASEAATAITHQWGSSPPEPLLSALGHADPGWHGLRDRDASRAALP, encoded by the exons ATGGCCGCCACGCTGCTCGCCCGGGCCTGCGGCCCCGTCCGCGGAG CTCTCCGGCCTCGGGACTGGCGTTGCTTACATACCATCTACCAGTCTGTGGAACTGCCCGAGACACACCAGATGCTTCGTCAGACGTGCCGGGACTTTGCTGAGAAGGAGCTCTTTCCCATCGCGGCCCAGGTGGACAAGGAACATCGCTTCCCGGCGGCTCAG GTGAAGAAGATGGGTGAGCTGGGGCTCATGGCCATGGATGTGCCCGAGGAGTTTGGCGGTGCCGGCCTCGATTACCTGGCCTACGCCATTGCCATGGAGGAGATCAGCCGGGGCTGCGCCTCCACTGGAGTCATCATGAGCGTCAACAAC TCCCTCTACTTGGGGCCTATCCTGAAGTTTGGCTCCAAGGAGCAGAAGAAGCAGTGGGTCACTCCTTTCACCAGTGGTGACAAAATAGGCTGCTTTGCCCTCAGTGAACCAG GGAACGGCAGCGACGCGGGGGCCGCCGCCACCACTGCCTGGGCAGACGGTGACTCGTGGGTCCTGAGTGGCACCAAAGCCTGGATCACCAACTCCTGGGAGGCCTCGGCCGCCGTGGTCTTCGCCAGCACGGACAGGTCCTTGCAGAACAAG GGCATCAGTGCCTTCCTGGTTCCCATGCCAACGCCTGGGCTCACGCtagggaagaaggaagacaaGTTGGGCATCCGGGCCTCATCTACTGCCAACCTCATCTTCGAGGACTGTCGCATCCCCAAGGACAACCTGCTGGGGGAACCGGGGATGGGCTTCAAGATTGCCATG CAAACCCTGGACATGGGCCGCATCGGCATCgcctcccaggccctgggcaTCGCCCAGGCTGCCCTCGACTGTGCTGTGAACTACGCCGAGAACCGCACGGCCTTCGGGGCGCCCCTCACCAAGCTGCAGGTCATCCAG TTCAAGTTGGCGGACATGGCCCTGGCCCTGGAGAGTGCCCGGCTGCTGACCTGGCGCGCTGCGGTGCTGAAGGATAACAAGAGGCCTTTCATCAAG GAGGCCGCAATGGCCAAGCTGGCTGCATCGGAGGCCGCAACTGCCATCACCCACCAG TGGGGGTCTTCTCCTCCTGAGCCCCTCCTTTCCGCCTTAGGCCATGCAGATCCTGGGTGGCATGGGCTACGTGACAGAGATGCCAGCCGAGCGGCACTACCGTGA